Proteins encoded by one window of Moorella humiferrea:
- the fliS gene encoding flagellar export chaperone FliS — MSITDPYQAYRQNQVQTLSQEKLVLMLYDGALRFCRQGLAAMEKKDYAGANGSLCRAQDILSELMVNLNRDVGEIADNLYKLYDFMYRHLVQANVKKSAVMVQEVMDLLQQLRDTWEEATRIYHSHDYRTRVGMNRQG; from the coding sequence ATGTCCATTACCGACCCCTATCAGGCTTACCGGCAGAACCAGGTCCAGACTCTATCCCAGGAAAAGCTGGTGCTGATGCTCTACGACGGCGCCCTGCGTTTCTGCCGTCAGGGCCTGGCGGCCATGGAGAAAAAGGATTATGCCGGGGCCAACGGCAGCCTGTGCCGTGCCCAGGATATTTTGAGCGAGTTGATGGTCAATTTGAATAGAGACGTGGGCGAGATTGCCGACAACCTTTATAAATTATACGATTTCATGTACCGTCATCTGGTGCAGGCAAACGTGAAAAAGAGCGCAGTTATGGTTCAAGAAGTAATGGACCTGCTGCAGCAGCTGCGCGATACCTGGGAAGAAGCTACAAGGATATATCATTCCCATGATTATCGAACCCGGGTCGGGATGAATCGGCAGGGTTAA